The following are from one region of the Corynebacterium hindlerae genome:
- a CDS encoding PTS fructose transporter subunit IIABC, with amino-acid sequence MSTPVITPELVSLDRNLGHSSSEVIERLAALLAEAGRTSDPTQLLHDAKAREATSPTGFKGRIAIPHCRTAAVEDPTLGFARLEPAADFGGPDGDADLVFLIAAPEGSGKAHLKILSTLARALVKDEFASALRAATSEQEIVDLVQGILNPAPKQATAAEEKNNGAVSIVAVTACPTGIAHTYMAADSLTQAAGKRDDVTIQVETQGSSAVTPLPSATIAAADAVIFATDVGVKERERFAGKPVIESGVKRAINEPDKMLDEAIKAAHNPHAHRVSGTAAATDTEEEKGQLGWGKRIQQAVMTGVSYMIPFVAAGGLLLALGFLFGGYDMANGWENIATEYSLTNLPGNTISVDGAEVTFERAGLLLYLGAVFFAIGQAAMGFIVAALSGYIAYALAGRPGIAPGFAGGAIAVTLGAGFIGGLVTGILAGLIAYWISNWKVPRVVASLMPVVIIPLVTTLLVGVLMFLVLGRPLAAIMMGLQDWLTGMSGSSSILLGIILGLMMCFDLGGPVNKAAYLFATAGLSTGDEASMKVMAAVMAAGMVPPIALSIATFLRKQLFTPAEQENGKSAWLLGLSFISEGAIPFAAADPFRVIPSMMLGGAVTGAISMAFGAGSRAPHGGLFVFFAISPFWAWLVAIVAGSLVSAFAVIAVKQLWPNKTLHTV; translated from the coding sequence ATGAGTACTCCCGTCATCACTCCGGAGCTCGTCAGTCTCGACCGCAATCTCGGCCACAGCTCCAGTGAGGTCATTGAACGTCTCGCCGCGCTGCTCGCCGAGGCCGGCCGTACCAGCGACCCCACGCAATTGCTTCACGACGCCAAAGCCCGCGAAGCCACCTCCCCCACCGGTTTCAAGGGACGCATTGCCATTCCGCACTGTCGCACCGCCGCTGTCGAGGATCCGACACTGGGATTTGCGCGGCTGGAACCAGCCGCTGATTTCGGTGGCCCCGACGGGGACGCTGACTTGGTGTTCCTTATCGCGGCCCCGGAAGGAAGTGGCAAGGCACACCTAAAGATCCTGTCAACGCTGGCCCGCGCGCTGGTTAAGGATGAGTTCGCGTCAGCGTTGCGCGCTGCCACTAGCGAACAAGAAATCGTCGACCTCGTCCAAGGCATTCTTAATCCAGCACCGAAACAAGCCACAGCGGCCGAAGAAAAGAACAACGGGGCCGTCAGTATCGTCGCCGTCACCGCCTGCCCGACCGGAATCGCCCACACCTACATGGCCGCTGATTCCCTCACCCAAGCAGCCGGGAAGCGCGATGACGTGACCATCCAGGTGGAAACCCAAGGTTCCTCGGCAGTCACCCCGCTTCCATCGGCTACGATTGCCGCGGCGGACGCCGTTATCTTCGCCACCGACGTGGGAGTGAAGGAACGCGAACGCTTCGCCGGTAAACCTGTGATCGAATCCGGGGTCAAACGCGCGATTAACGAGCCAGACAAAATGCTGGACGAAGCCATCAAGGCGGCCCACAACCCACACGCCCACCGGGTCTCCGGAACCGCCGCGGCCACGGATACGGAAGAAGAAAAAGGCCAACTTGGTTGGGGCAAGCGGATTCAACAAGCTGTAATGACCGGCGTGTCCTACATGATCCCCTTCGTCGCGGCTGGCGGTTTGTTGCTCGCCCTCGGATTCCTCTTCGGCGGCTATGACATGGCCAATGGGTGGGAAAACATTGCCACGGAGTACTCGCTGACCAACCTGCCGGGCAACACTATCTCTGTCGATGGCGCTGAAGTTACGTTCGAACGCGCTGGACTGCTCCTGTATCTGGGCGCTGTGTTCTTCGCCATTGGACAAGCTGCGATGGGATTCATCGTCGCCGCACTCTCCGGCTACATCGCCTACGCTCTCGCCGGTCGCCCTGGTATCGCCCCAGGTTTCGCCGGTGGCGCTATCGCAGTGACCCTCGGCGCGGGCTTCATTGGTGGCCTGGTCACCGGCATCCTGGCCGGTTTGATTGCCTACTGGATTAGTAACTGGAAGGTCCCGCGCGTGGTGGCATCGCTCATGCCTGTGGTGATCATCCCGCTGGTGACCACCTTGCTTGTTGGCGTGTTGATGTTCCTGGTGCTCGGACGCCCGCTGGCCGCGATCATGATGGGGCTACAGGACTGGCTGACCGGAATGAGCGGGTCTTCCTCCATCCTGCTCGGCATCATTCTTGGCCTGATGATGTGCTTCGACCTCGGTGGCCCGGTGAACAAGGCAGCGTACTTGTTTGCCACCGCTGGCCTGTCCACCGGCGACGAAGCCTCGATGAAGGTGATGGCCGCTGTCATGGCTGCCGGTATGGTGCCACCGATCGCGCTGTCCATCGCTACCTTCCTGCGCAAGCAGCTGTTTACCCCTGCAGAGCAGGAAAACGGCAAATCGGCCTGGCTGCTGGGGCTTTCCTTCATCTCCGAAGGCGCCATCCCATTCGCCGCAGCAGACCCGTTCCGTGTCATCCCGTCAATGATGCTCGGCGGCGCAGTAACCGGTGCAATTTCGATGGCGTTCGGCGCCGGGTCCCGCGCGCCACACGGTGGTCTATTCGTATTCTTCGCTATCAGCCCGTTCTGGGCATGGTTGGTGGCCATCGTCGCCGGGTCGCTGGTGTCTGCTTTCGCTGTCATCGCGGTCAAGCAACTGTGGCCAAACAAGACCCTTCACACCGTCTAA
- a CDS encoding HPr family phosphocarrier protein, whose protein sequence is MFSTTVTVGSAVGLHARPATIIAEAAAEYDEDIYLALVGEEDDEPTDAASSLMIMALGAEKDDQVVVSSENEAAMKKIAELIEKDLDA, encoded by the coding sequence ATGTTCTCCACCACCGTCACCGTAGGTTCCGCAGTCGGCCTGCACGCTCGCCCGGCAACCATCATCGCAGAGGCTGCAGCAGAGTACGACGAGGACATCTACCTCGCTCTCGTTGGTGAGGAAGACGACGAGCCTACCGACGCCGCCTCGTCCCTGATGATCATGGCGCTCGGCGCAGAAAAGGACGACCAGGTTGTGGTCTCCTCCGAAAACGAGGCCGCAATGAAGAAGATCGCCGAGCTCATTGAGAAGGATCTCGACGCTTAA
- a CDS encoding uracil-xanthine permease family protein produces MSWTVHGDGKTIKPGAVVAPEERLSWGRTIGIGMQHVIAMFGATLLVPTLTGFPVNTTLLFSGLGTMLFLLLTRNRLPSYLGSSFAFIAPLVATQGEGISTQLGGIVVAGLVLALIGVVVKVAGRRVIDAVMPPTVTGAIVALIGLNLSPVAASNFATQPLVACVTLAAILVATVAGRGMVARLGILIGVIVGWVFAAVTGNLKEGAADTIAQAAWIGFPTFHAPEFKLSVILVTLPVIIVLVAENVGHVKAVSAMTGRNLDDLAGDALIADGLATTLAGGFGGSGTTTYAENVGVMAATKVYSTAAYWVAACTAIALAFIPKFGALILTIPTGVLGGATIVLYGLIGMLGVRIWQDNNINFNDPVNLTAAAVALVAGIGNLTLTVFGVELEGIAWGSAGIIVVYPILRWLYTHVGEGRLAGKF; encoded by the coding sequence ATGAGCTGGACTGTCCACGGAGACGGTAAAACTATTAAGCCTGGGGCGGTTGTTGCTCCGGAAGAGCGCTTGAGCTGGGGCCGGACCATTGGCATCGGTATGCAGCACGTCATCGCTATGTTTGGTGCGACGTTGCTGGTCCCCACCCTGACCGGTTTCCCGGTGAACACCACACTGTTGTTCTCCGGGCTCGGAACCATGTTGTTCCTGCTGCTGACTCGGAACCGGTTGCCGTCCTACCTGGGCAGTTCTTTTGCGTTCATCGCACCGCTCGTCGCCACCCAAGGCGAAGGTATCAGCACCCAGTTGGGCGGCATTGTTGTCGCCGGCCTGGTGTTGGCACTCATCGGTGTGGTGGTCAAGGTGGCGGGGCGTCGCGTGATCGATGCGGTGATGCCACCGACGGTCACTGGTGCAATCGTCGCCCTGATCGGTCTGAATCTGTCCCCAGTGGCCGCCTCGAACTTTGCCACCCAGCCGCTGGTGGCATGCGTGACGTTGGCTGCGATCCTGGTGGCCACTGTTGCCGGGCGCGGGATGGTGGCACGTCTGGGGATCCTCATCGGCGTTATCGTTGGTTGGGTGTTTGCTGCCGTGACGGGCAATTTGAAGGAAGGTGCGGCTGACACCATCGCACAGGCTGCCTGGATTGGTTTCCCGACCTTCCACGCTCCGGAGTTTAAACTCTCGGTCATCCTGGTCACCCTGCCGGTGATTATTGTGCTGGTGGCGGAAAACGTCGGGCACGTGAAGGCGGTGTCCGCGATGACGGGCCGTAACCTCGATGATCTCGCCGGCGACGCCTTGATCGCGGATGGTCTGGCTACGACACTGGCCGGTGGTTTTGGTGGCTCCGGCACTACCACCTATGCCGAGAACGTGGGCGTGATGGCTGCAACCAAGGTCTACTCGACGGCGGCCTACTGGGTCGCAGCGTGCACCGCGATTGCGCTTGCGTTTATCCCTAAGTTTGGCGCCTTGATCCTCACCATTCCTACCGGGGTGCTGGGCGGAGCGACGATCGTGCTTTATGGCTTGATCGGTATGCTCGGCGTGCGCATCTGGCAAGACAACAACATCAATTTCAATGACCCAGTGAACCTCACCGCAGCAGCGGTGGCCCTGGTTGCGGGTATCGGCAACCTGACGCTCACCGTATTCGGAGTGGAGCTGGAAGGCATCGCCTGGGGTTCAGCAGGCATCATCGTGGTGTATCCGATCCTGCGGTGGTTGTACACGCACGTTGGTGAAGGACGTTTGGCTGGAAAGTTTTAA
- the hflX gene encoding GTPase HflX produces MTQWQLMTKNNHDDLLSEVFKDHTSAPAANSNGIDQSGLLAPSEDAPTVGELDLEARSSLRKLSRGGTVRDTEHREGYEVEYRKLRLERVVLVGVWTEGTTAEIEANMAELQALAETAGSEVTEVLYQKRDKPDPGTYIGSGKVRELADIIAATDSDTVVCDGELTPSQMIALEEALRVKVIDRTMLILDIFAQHAKSKEGKAQVALAQMEYLFNRVRGWGGNLSRQAGGRAGSNGGVGLRGPGETKIEADRRRLRADMARLRKEIAGMKTTRETKRAKRRASTTPQIAIAGYTNAGKSSLINAMTGAGVLVENALFATLDPTTRRAELADGRAVTFTDTVGFVRHLPTSFVEAFRSTLEEVVDADLVLHVVDGSDPFPLKQIEAVNKVILEIVRETGEEAPPEIIVVNKIDKADPLTLAELRHALDDAVFVSAHTLEGIPELEARIELFLNSLDAHVHMLIPFTRGDVVARLHSHATVLSEKYNEHGTLLDVRLPGSLAAELAEFVVEPDV; encoded by the coding sequence ATGACACAATGGCAGCTAATGACGAAAAACAATCATGATGACCTCCTTTCTGAGGTTTTTAAGGATCACACATCAGCACCTGCTGCTAACTCAAACGGGATCGATCAATCGGGGCTGCTCGCCCCTTCAGAAGACGCTCCGACAGTCGGCGAACTTGACCTGGAGGCGCGGTCCTCGCTGCGTAAACTCAGCCGTGGCGGTACCGTGCGTGACACCGAGCACCGCGAAGGTTACGAGGTCGAATACCGCAAGCTACGTCTGGAGCGTGTTGTGTTGGTAGGTGTGTGGACGGAAGGGACCACCGCCGAAATTGAAGCGAACATGGCCGAGCTCCAAGCGCTAGCGGAGACCGCCGGTTCGGAAGTGACGGAAGTGCTGTACCAAAAGCGCGACAAACCAGATCCCGGTACCTACATTGGGTCGGGCAAAGTCCGGGAGCTGGCGGACATCATCGCAGCGACCGACTCGGACACGGTCGTCTGTGACGGTGAGCTGACCCCCAGCCAGATGATCGCGCTGGAAGAAGCCCTTAGAGTCAAGGTTATTGACCGGACTATGCTGATTCTGGATATCTTCGCCCAGCACGCCAAATCCAAAGAAGGTAAAGCTCAGGTCGCATTAGCGCAGATGGAGTACCTCTTCAACCGCGTTCGTGGTTGGGGTGGCAATCTCTCCCGCCAGGCGGGCGGCCGTGCCGGTTCTAATGGTGGTGTAGGCCTGCGTGGCCCCGGTGAAACGAAGATCGAGGCGGATCGACGTCGTCTCCGCGCCGACATGGCTCGGCTGCGCAAAGAGATCGCAGGGATGAAGACGACGCGTGAAACCAAACGCGCGAAGCGACGCGCCTCCACCACACCACAGATCGCCATTGCCGGCTACACCAACGCGGGCAAGTCCTCGCTGATTAACGCGATGACTGGCGCGGGTGTGCTGGTGGAAAACGCGCTATTTGCCACCCTGGATCCCACGACACGCCGCGCGGAACTCGCTGATGGCCGTGCTGTGACCTTCACCGACACCGTCGGGTTCGTGCGCCACCTACCGACCTCCTTCGTGGAAGCGTTCCGCTCGACCCTGGAAGAAGTGGTGGATGCGGACTTGGTGCTGCATGTAGTGGACGGTTCCGACCCGTTCCCGCTCAAGCAGATCGAGGCGGTGAACAAGGTCATCCTGGAGATCGTCCGGGAAACCGGCGAGGAGGCGCCACCGGAGATCATCGTGGTGAACAAGATCGATAAAGCTGATCCGCTCACCCTCGCGGAACTGCGTCACGCGCTCGATGATGCGGTGTTCGTCTCCGCTCACACCCTCGAGGGTATTCCGGAGCTGGAAGCCCGCATCGAGCTGTTCCTCAATTCCCTCGATGCGCACGTCCACATGCTTATTCCATTCACGCGCGGCGACGTGGTGGCACGCCTGCACAGCCACGCCACGGTGTTGTCGGAGAAGTACAACGAGCACGGCACGCTTCTCGACGTCCGACTGCCCGGATCCCTGGCCGCGGAATTGGCCGAATTTGTGGTAGAGCCTGACGTCTAG